A stretch of DNA from bacterium:
GTTGATATTGACTGGTCCACTTAGCAAATAATGCACCATAGAACAACCAGCCACATACCTCTCCAATAATTCCACATGTTAACCCGCCTAAGAACCACCTTAATACTTTCATCTTACCTTCCTCCTTCTTTCTTTTCTTTTTATCAAAGTCCTGGCAACCAATGCGCCAAGCTTTTTTGCTTCTTCTAAATTCTTTGGGTTCTTCACACCACCTTTCGCATCTACACTAAAAACCTTGTTGTTTATTCTTGGCTGATAAAATCTAAGCAGCCAGGCATATTTCCTTAATGGCTTTAAAACCCAATTGGTAGAATTATCAAAGGATGTGCCAATTATACTGAAGGGCTTGCCAGATAAAGTCCAGACAAAATCCTTATCAACCTCACTTGATGAATACACAATCATCATCAACCTCTCGATCAAGGCAGTGAACTTTGAGGGAATTGGGGTATAAAGGGGAATAC
This window harbors:
- a CDS encoding flavodoxin family protein; translated protein: MKILGINGSQRKDGNSYELLKAAFEGVKEENKSIETEILHLAELEIKPCKACYSGVQQVEYYGCAKKPHKCIIEDDDFEEVFQRMVEADGIIACIPLYTPIPSKFTALIERLMMIVYSSSEVDKDFVWTLSGKPFSIIGTSFDNSTNWVLKPLRKYAWLLRFYQPRINNKVFSVDAKGGVKNPKNLEEAKKLGALVARTLIKRKERRRKVR